In Zingiber officinale cultivar Zhangliang chromosome 1A, Zo_v1.1, whole genome shotgun sequence, a genomic segment contains:
- the LOC122030496 gene encoding uncharacterized protein LOC122030496 has product MWLLFVLHKVFPPLFVLFLNSLPVIACTTLLLGVLLVHSEPNTRKHKPRGSRDRTRKDSVTEKEGLEPDSRATRKTVVRRVISSAICVEKASDEKDADSDEWHEIDQEQDGDLSDFKSADGSDVGETYGEKDGDEKNVVSWSEDDQRILIQIGNSELERNRRLERVIAIRKARRLMMVDNGGDKPILHSHLSSINASRKNPIEDPYDSTEPPGSATPSAQSPFDLPHDPTISKENSNCSSDSSNSHNECESISSEANKKPDATGADQFSWFALSLASVDEHESLSKEVSVIEEADVIGHEMYRARKGFGSDGPVVSRAVPAPAAAKKALLRSSVVSMRM; this is encoded by the coding sequence ATGTGGCTCTTGTTTGTGCTGCACAAGGTCTTTCCCCCTCTGTTTGTTTTGTTCCTGAATTCCCTTCCAGTCATTGCTTGCACAACTCTTCTTCTTGGAGTCCTTTTGGTCCACAGCGAGCCGAACACCCGCAAGCACAAGCCCCGCGGTAGCCGCGATCGAACGAGGAAGGATTCAGTCACTGAAAAGGAAGGTTTGGAGCCCGATTCTAGAGCCACAAGGAAGACAGTTGTGAGAAGAGTTATTTCTAGTGCCATTTGTGTTGAGAAAGCAAGTGACGAGAAGGATGCCGATAGTGATGAATGGCATGAAATTGATCAAGAACAGGACGGCGATCTTTCCGATTTCAAGTCAGCCGATGGTAGTGACGTTGGAGAGACATATGGAGAGAAAGATGGTGATGAAAAAAATGTCGTGTCATGGAGTGAAGATGATCAGAGAATTCTCATTCAAATCGGGAACTCCGAGCTCGAAAGAAACCGGCGGTTGGAGAGGGTAATTGCCATTCGAAAGGCAAGGAGGCTGATGATGGTGGACAATGGAGGAGACAAGCCAATTCTTCATTCTCATCTCTCTTCTATCAATGCATCAAGAAAGAACCCAATTGAAGATCCTTATGACTCAACCGAGCCACCGGGCTCAGCCACCCCTTCGGCGCAAAGCCCGTTCGATCTTCCTCATGATCCTACAATATCCAAGGAGAATTCGAATTGTAGTTCAGATTCGTCGAATTCACACAATGAATGTGAATCGATTTCATCTGAGGCAAACAAGAAGCCTGATGCAACAGGAGCTGATCAATTTAGCTGGTTCGCATTGAGTCTGGCATCGGTCGATGAGCATGAATCGCTGTCGAAGGAGGTGTCGGTGATCGAGGAGGCGGATGTGATCGGGCATGAAATGTACAGAGCTCGCAAAGGTTTCGGTTCCGATGGCCCAGTTGTGAGCAGGGCTGTGCCGGCACCAGCAGCAGCTAAGAAGGCATTGCTGCGGTCAAGTGTGGTTTCAATGAGGATGTAG
- the LOC122030508 gene encoding histone-lysine N-methyltransferase, H3 lysine-9 specific SUVH1-like — translation MERRSNRTPPSEEKGVLDVKPLRTLAPMFPAPFGFDTVTQSTVPPIVCITPSGFSLSFPDPVDQGTQKTVAMKYGPNGSINETTTRTSFSSFFCSAGTTIALSDDDDDDDPSFEGNTTSSGKRARKVRADSQKTDAKSKRPIKSPIKLLPLSLSMPDDPRESVDMILMMFDALRRRLLQLDEAKDVVRRQDLKIGSIMAARDVRANVGKRIGSVPGVEVGEIFYFRFEMNLIGLHAPSMAGIDYLTTSFGDKEERVAICIVSSGGYDNEDDDVDVLIYSGQGGTGRHKQPDDQKLERGNLALDTSFYRKNQIRVVRSAKDINCQTGKIYIYDGLYKIESSWTDKGKAGFNMFKYKLLREPGQPDGIATWKMVQKWKKDPSSRGRVILPDISSGAENFPVCLVNDVDYERKPNHFVYITNVKCSHPTNVMKPLRGCMCLSVCLPGDRNCSCAQQNGGDLPYNSMGLLVCRKPLIYECCLSCQCSFNCRNRVTQKGIRLHFEVFRTKECGWGLCSWDPIRAGTFVCEYTGEIIDSRVQDEDEGGEYIFRATYLGEKVMRFNYRPELLEDPELGIANEVFRPFPFTISAKNSGNIARFMNHSCSPNLFWQPVLHDHGDEEYPHIMFFALKHIPPMTELTYDYGPGSESLRSRKCLCKSPNCRGYFG, via the coding sequence ATGGAAAGAAGATCCAATAGGACTCCTCCATCCGAGGAAAAAGGGGTATTGGACGTGAAGCCTTTACGGACTTTGGCGCCAATGTTCCCTGCGCCATTTGGCTTTGACACGGTTACACAGTCAACTGTGCCTCCCATTGTTTGCATCACTCCCTCTGGCTTCTCTCTTTCCTTTCCTGATCCTGTCGACCAAGGTACCCAGAAAACGGTTGCAATGAAATATGGTCCTAATGGCTCCATAAATGAGACAACAACTAGGACATCATTCTCTAGCTTCTTTTGTTCAGCAGGTACTACCATTGCACTCTCCGATGATGATGACGATGACGACCCTTCTTTTGAAGGTAATACAACATCCTCAGGCAAGAGAGCTAGAAAGGTACGAGCAGATAGCCAGAAGACAGATGCCAAAAGTAAACGACCTATCAAGAGTCCAATAAAACTACTTCCCTTGTCCCTATCTATGCCAGATGACCCTAGGGAATCTGTAGATATGATACTTATGATGTTTGATGCACTCCGTAGGAGGCTTCTTCAGTTGGATGAGGCAAAAGATGTGGTCAGGCGCCAAGACTTGAAAATTGGGTCCATCATGGCTGCTAGGGATGTGAGGGCTAATGTAGGCAAGAGGATTGGATCTGTTCCAGGTGTTGAAGTTGGAGAAATTTTCTACTTCAGGTTTGAAATGAACTTGATTGGATTGCATGCTCCTAGTATGGCAGGTATTGATTACCTAACAACTAGCTTTGGTGACAAAGAAGAGCGTGTTGCCATTTGTATTGTGTCATCTGGTGGTTATGATAATGAAGATGATGATGTTGATGTCTTGATTTACAGTGGCCAGGGAGGTACAGGCAGGCATAAACAACCAGATGACCAAAAGCTGGAAAGAGGAAACCTTGCTCTTGATACAAGTTTTTACAGGAAGAATCAGATTCGGGTTGTACGTAGTGCTAAAGATATTAATTGTCAAACTGGTAAAATATACATCTATGATGGTCTTTATAAGATTGAAAGTTCATGGACTGATAAAGGCAAGGCAGGGTTCAACATGTTCAAGTACAAGTTACTAAGAGAGCCAGGGCAGCCTGATGGAATTGCAACCTGGAAAATGGTGCAGAAGTGGAAAAAGGATCCATCTAGTAGAGGTAGAGTGATACTACCTGACATATCATCAGGTGCAGAGAACTTTCCAGTTTGCCTTGTCAATGATGTTGATTATGAGAGAAAACCAAACCATTTTGTATACATAACAAATGTTAAGTGTTCACACCCTACTAATGTGATGAAGCCTTTACGGGGTTGCATGTGTCTTAGTGTGTGTCTCCCTGGTGACCGGAACTGCTCTTGTGCCCAGCAAAATGGGGGTGATTTACCGTATAATTCAATGGGCCTTCTTGTATGTCGTAAGCCTTTAATATATGAATGCTGTTTATCCTGCCAATGCTCTTTTAATTGCCGAAATAGGGTCACTCAGAAGGGCATTAGGCTCCACTTTGAAGTTTTTAGGACAAAAGAATGTGGTTGGGGTCTTTGTTCCTGGGACCCTATTAGAGCAGGAACATTTGTCTGTGAATATACAGGTGAGATTATTGATAGTAGGGttcaagatgaagatgaaggggGTGAGTATATCTTTCGAGCTACTTATCTCGGTGAAAAAGTAATGAGATTCAATTATAGGCCTGAATTATTGGAAGATCCTGAATTAGGAATCGCTAATGAGGTGTTTCGGCCATTTCCCTTTACAATAAGTGCGAAGAATTCAGGCAACATTGCACGTTTTATGAATCATAGCTGCTCTCCTAATCTTTTCTGGCAACCAGTTTTACATGATCATGGTGATGAGGAGTATCCGCATATAATGTTCTTTGCGCTGAAACACATTCCTCCTATGACTGAATTGACATATGATTACGGTCCTGGCTCAGAATCACTTCGAAGCAGGAAATGCTTGTGTAAATCTCCAAATTGTCGAGGCTATTTTGGATAA